One part of the Lapillicoccus jejuensis genome encodes these proteins:
- a CDS encoding glutathione S-transferase family protein: protein MASSGGTTDGTSGARGGGTYVEDSFERDTAYIEDRILDGGDRWPVEPGRYRLVVARACPWANRAIIVRRLLGLEDVLSMGVCGPTHDERSWTFDLDPDGLDPVLRIPRIQDAYLARFPDYPKGITVPAIVDVPSGQVVTNDFPQITLDLGSHWTRYHREGAPDLYPEPLRDEIDEVNARVYSEVNNGVYRCGFAGKQSSYEAAYRRLFDALDWLEERLTTRRFLVGDTITEADVRLFTTLARFDAVYHGHFKCNRSKLTEMPVLWAYARDLFQTPGFGDTTDFHDIKAHYYRVHRDINPTGIVPAGPVLEQWATPHGREALGGRPFGDGTPPGPVRAGEEVPPEHDPALALIYAQEAIS, encoded by the coding sequence ATGGCGAGCAGCGGCGGGACCACGGACGGCACGAGCGGCGCGCGAGGGGGTGGGACCTACGTCGAGGACTCGTTCGAGCGCGACACCGCCTACATCGAGGACCGCATCCTCGACGGCGGGGACCGTTGGCCGGTCGAGCCCGGTCGCTACCGGCTCGTCGTCGCCCGGGCGTGCCCGTGGGCCAACCGCGCCATCATCGTGCGCCGTCTGCTCGGCCTCGAGGACGTCCTGTCGATGGGGGTGTGCGGGCCCACCCACGACGAGCGGTCGTGGACCTTCGACCTCGACCCGGACGGCCTTGACCCGGTGCTGCGGATCCCCCGCATCCAGGACGCCTACCTGGCGCGCTTCCCCGACTACCCGAAGGGGATCACCGTGCCGGCGATCGTCGACGTCCCCTCCGGTCAGGTCGTCACCAACGACTTCCCGCAGATCACCCTCGACCTGGGCTCGCATTGGACGCGTTACCACCGCGAGGGCGCCCCCGACCTCTACCCGGAGCCGCTGCGCGACGAGATCGACGAGGTCAACGCCCGCGTCTACAGCGAGGTCAACAACGGGGTCTACCGCTGCGGCTTCGCCGGGAAGCAGAGCTCGTACGAGGCGGCGTACCGGCGCCTGTTCGACGCCCTCGACTGGCTCGAGGAGCGGCTGACCACGCGCCGCTTCCTCGTCGGCGACACGATCACCGAGGCCGACGTGCGGCTGTTCACGACGCTGGCCCGGTTCGACGCGGTCTACCACGGCCACTTCAAGTGCAACCGGTCCAAGCTCACCGAGATGCCGGTGCTCTGGGCCTACGCCCGCGACCTGTTCCAGACGCCGGGCTTCGGTGACACCACCGACTTCCACGACATCAAGGCGCACTACTACCGGGTGCACCGCGACATCAACCCCACCGGCATCGTCCCGGCCGGGCCCGTCCTCGAGCAGTGGGCCACCCCGCACGGGCGGGAGGCCCTCGGCGGCCGGCCCTTCGGCGACGGCACCCCGCCGGGGCCGGTCAGGGCCGGCGAGGAGGTCCCGCCGGAGCACGACCCGGCCCTGGCCCTGATCTATGCTCAGGAAGCCATCTCCTGA
- a CDS encoding GNAT family N-acetyltransferase, which translates to MGREILPLTLDRLSDLPGACGRCLFWELGPAQAAQVRPGDDAIDAKEGWLTTVLLEWGSPGRVAYVDGVPAGWIGFAPAHLVPRSGAFATSPVSQDAVVLTTAHILPEHRGTGLGRVLVQAAAKDGLRRGVRALEAYGSTRLTLPAAGAAGPVCVLPSDFLRAVGFRTTREHPTSPRLRLDLRTVLRWRSEVEQAVERLFAPVRGLGAPAPVGAAHRDDPTAL; encoded by the coding sequence ATGGGACGCGAGATCCTCCCGCTCACGCTCGACCGGCTGTCGGACCTGCCGGGCGCGTGCGGCCGCTGCCTGTTCTGGGAGCTGGGCCCCGCGCAGGCCGCCCAGGTGCGCCCCGGTGACGACGCGATCGACGCCAAGGAGGGGTGGCTGACCACGGTCCTGCTGGAGTGGGGCAGCCCCGGGCGCGTCGCCTACGTCGACGGCGTGCCCGCCGGCTGGATCGGCTTCGCCCCCGCGCACCTCGTGCCGCGCTCGGGCGCGTTCGCGACGTCGCCGGTCAGCCAGGACGCCGTCGTGCTGACGACGGCGCACATCCTGCCCGAGCACCGCGGCACGGGACTGGGGCGCGTCCTCGTCCAGGCGGCGGCCAAGGACGGGCTGCGCCGGGGGGTCCGCGCGCTCGAGGCGTACGGCTCGACGCGGCTCACCCTGCCGGCCGCGGGCGCGGCGGGACCGGTGTGCGTGCTGCCCAGCGACTTCCTGCGCGCCGTCGGCTTCCGGACCACCCGCGAGCACCCGACGTCCCCCCGGCTGCGGCTCGACCTGCGCACGGTCCTGCGCTGGCGCTCCGAGGTCGAGCAGGCCGTGGAACGGCTCTTCGCCCCCGTGCGCGGCCTGGGTGCCCCGGCCCCGGTCGGCGCCGCGCACCGCGACGACCCCACCGCGCTCTGA
- the trxA gene encoding thioredoxin, with amino-acid sequence MGQHTKDTTDATFEADVLKSDKPVLVDFWADWCGPCKAVAPVLEEIAGAHADKIEVYKLDTDANPAITTKYGVTSIPTMNVYVGGEVVKTLVGALPKPRLLRELEDYLA; translated from the coding sequence ATGGGCCAGCACACCAAGGACACGACCGACGCCACCTTCGAGGCGGACGTCCTCAAGAGCGACAAGCCCGTCCTCGTCGACTTCTGGGCCGACTGGTGCGGCCCGTGCAAGGCCGTCGCCCCGGTCCTCGAGGAGATCGCCGGCGCGCACGCCGACAAGATCGAGGTCTACAAGCTCGACACCGACGCCAACCCGGCGATCACGACGAAGTACGGCGTCACGAGCATCCCGACGATGAACGTCTACGTCGGCGGCGAGGTCGTCAAGACCCTCGTCGGCGCCCTGCCGAAGCCGCGCCTGCTGCGCGAGCTTGAGGACTACCTGGCCTGA
- a CDS encoding ParB/RepB/Spo0J family partition protein, translated as MSEKRRALGRGLGALIPNAPGTTPEGGPRPVDVFFPSSRPVPGAAFGVTEGGTSPVDAPTPVESAPRDEPATPDVTDDAETPEAQPVPAAATEGLAPVPGAEFAELPLDSIRPNPKQPRAVFDQDDMDELVHSIREIGVLQPVVVRRVPEGTPDVPEGVRFELIMGERRWRASREAGLDAVPAIVKDTQDDALLRDALLENLHRSQLNPLEEAAAYQQLLDDFGCSHEELATRIGRSRPQISNTLRLLRLPPVVARRVAAGVLSAGHARALLGLPDGAAMERLAQRIVAEGLSVRSVEEIVSLGGDQAAPGPVRRGPRAGAHHPRLDDLAARLSDRFDTRVQLALGQRKGRLTVEFASVEDLHRILDVMGLAQEAAQD; from the coding sequence GTGAGCGAGAAGCGTCGTGCGCTGGGCCGTGGCTTGGGGGCCCTCATCCCCAACGCCCCCGGCACCACCCCGGAAGGAGGACCTCGACCGGTCGACGTCTTCTTCCCCTCGTCGCGGCCCGTGCCCGGCGCGGCGTTCGGGGTGACCGAGGGTGGGACGTCCCCTGTCGACGCCCCTACCCCCGTCGAGAGCGCCCCCCGCGACGAGCCGGCCACGCCGGACGTGACCGACGACGCCGAGACCCCGGAGGCGCAGCCGGTCCCGGCCGCGGCCACCGAGGGCCTGGCTCCCGTGCCCGGGGCCGAGTTCGCCGAGCTGCCCCTGGACAGCATCCGCCCGAACCCCAAGCAGCCGCGCGCGGTGTTCGACCAGGACGACATGGACGAGCTCGTCCACTCGATCCGCGAGATCGGCGTCCTGCAACCCGTCGTGGTCCGGCGCGTCCCCGAGGGGACGCCCGACGTCCCCGAGGGCGTGCGGTTCGAGCTCATCATGGGCGAGCGGCGGTGGCGGGCCTCCCGGGAGGCGGGGCTCGACGCCGTACCGGCGATCGTCAAGGACACCCAGGACGACGCCCTCCTGCGTGACGCGCTGCTCGAGAACCTGCACCGCAGCCAGCTCAACCCCCTCGAGGAGGCGGCGGCCTACCAGCAGCTGCTCGACGACTTCGGGTGCAGCCACGAGGAGCTGGCGACCCGGATCGGTCGCTCTCGTCCGCAGATCTCCAACACCCTGCGGCTGCTGCGCCTGCCCCCCGTCGTCGCCCGCCGGGTCGCCGCCGGCGTGCTGAGCGCCGGCCACGCCCGGGCGCTGCTCGGCCTGCCCGACGGGGCGGCCATGGAGCGGCTCGCGCAGCGGATCGTGGCCGAGGGGCTGTCCGTGCGCAGCGTCGAGGAGATCGTCTCCCTCGGTGGCGACCAGGCCGCCCCCGGACCCGTGCGCCGCGGCCCGCGGGCGGGCGCGCACCACCCCCGGCTCGACGACCTCGCCGCCCGTCTCTCCGACCGCTTCGACACCCGCGTGCAGCTGGCGCTGGGTCAGCGCAAGGGGCGTCTCACGGTCGAGTTCGCCTCGGTCGAGGACCTGCACCGCATCCTCGACGTCATGGGCCTCGCGCAGGAGGCGGCCCAGGACTGA
- a CDS encoding N-acetylmuramoyl-L-alanine amidase — MTDQPDTVAGETVLRRGAAGDAVRRLRARLHATGDLTPTGPAPDDGFDEPTDRAVRAFQQRRGLIVDGVVGRSTAGALEASAWALGDRLLRHLPGHLLRGDDVDTLQQRLVGLGFDPGRVDGVYGPQTEDAVRAFQRGYGLVPDGLVGPQTLRSLDNLRRSVSGGAPHVLREAERVRRSGHQLAGRVVVVDAGHGGEDGGGRGSTPDGAHLDEADVVLDLARRIEGRLGAHGATVLHSRSGGTADGGSEEERAQFANDCGADLVLSLHCDHAGSGVANGVATFYYGHDGVGAWSAVGHQLAELMQREVVARSGLTDCRSHARTWTLLQATTMPTVRLEVGYLSNPADAAALASPAVRDDIAEGVVVALQRLYLGEDDVAETGLLRLGELRRMLDAARAAG; from the coding sequence GTGACCGACCAGCCCGACACCGTCGCCGGCGAGACCGTGCTCCGCCGTGGTGCCGCGGGGGACGCCGTACGGCGCCTGCGCGCCCGTCTGCACGCGACCGGCGACCTCACGCCCACCGGCCCCGCCCCGGACGACGGCTTCGACGAGCCGACCGACCGGGCCGTGCGCGCCTTCCAGCAGCGCCGCGGGCTCATCGTCGACGGCGTCGTCGGCCGCTCGACCGCCGGCGCGCTCGAGGCCTCTGCGTGGGCGCTCGGCGACCGGCTGCTGCGGCACCTGCCCGGCCACCTGCTGCGCGGCGACGACGTCGACACGCTCCAGCAGCGCCTCGTCGGGCTCGGCTTCGACCCGGGCCGCGTCGACGGGGTCTACGGGCCGCAGACCGAGGACGCCGTCCGGGCCTTCCAGCGCGGCTACGGCCTCGTGCCCGACGGGCTCGTCGGACCGCAGACGCTGCGCTCCCTCGACAACCTGCGCCGCAGCGTCAGCGGTGGCGCGCCGCACGTCCTGCGCGAGGCCGAGCGCGTACGACGCTCCGGCCACCAGCTCGCCGGCCGGGTCGTCGTCGTCGACGCCGGGCACGGCGGCGAGGACGGCGGCGGTCGCGGGAGCACTCCCGACGGCGCCCACCTCGACGAGGCGGACGTCGTCCTCGACCTCGCCCGCCGGATCGAGGGGCGGCTCGGCGCGCACGGCGCCACGGTGCTGCACAGCCGCTCCGGGGGCACCGCGGACGGGGGCTCGGAGGAGGAGCGCGCGCAGTTCGCCAACGACTGCGGCGCCGACCTCGTGCTGTCCCTGCACTGCGACCACGCCGGGTCCGGCGTCGCCAACGGCGTGGCGACCTTCTACTACGGCCACGACGGCGTCGGCGCCTGGTCCGCCGTCGGCCACCAGCTCGCCGAGCTCATGCAGCGTGAGGTGGTCGCCCGCAGCGGACTGACCGACTGCCGCTCGCACGCGCGCACCTGGACGCTGCTCCAGGCGACGACCATGCCGACGGTGCGGCTCGAGGTGGGCTACCTCAGCAACCCCGCCGACGCGGCCGCGCTGGCGTCCCCCGCCGTGCGCGACGACATCGCCGAGGGCGTGGTCGTCGCCCTGCAGCGCCTCTACCTCGGTGAGGACGACGTCGCCGAGACCGGCCTGCTGCGCCTCGGCGAGCTGCGCCGGATGCTCGACGCCGCCCGCGCCGCCGGCTGA